In Haloarcula sp. H-GB4, a single genomic region encodes these proteins:
- a CDS encoding cupin domain-containing protein produces MGYHQIDPESLSETEDYPCDRRGISDAAELHALHAATYEMAPGEDLSRTYHYHETREELFYVLKGTLHVETPDGEYVVSADEVFVAEPDSPHRAHNPADADESVTVLGVGAPPTDIARPYDPDT; encoded by the coding sequence ATGGGCTATCACCAGATTGACCCCGAGTCGCTGTCGGAAACTGAGGACTACCCCTGCGACCGGCGCGGCATCTCCGATGCTGCCGAACTCCACGCACTCCACGCGGCCACCTACGAGATGGCACCTGGCGAAGACCTCTCGCGGACCTACCACTACCACGAGACGCGCGAGGAACTGTTCTACGTGCTCAAGGGCACGCTTCACGTCGAAACGCCCGACGGGGAGTACGTCGTCTCGGCCGACGAGGTGTTCGTCGCCGAACCGGACAGCCCACATCGCGCGCACAATCCCGCTGATGCTGACGAGTCGGTTACCGTGCTGGGCGTCGGCGCGCCACCGACCGACATCGCGCGCCCATACGACCCGGACACGTAG
- a CDS encoding signal recognition particle protein Srp54, which yields MVLDDLGSSLRGTLDDLRGKSRLSEEDIEDIVKEIQRSLLQADVDVGLVQDLSDSIETRALDEEPPAGTTPRDWVLRIVYEELVDLVGESTELPLEEQTIMLAGLYGSGKTTTAAKMAWWFSTKGLRPAIIQTDTDRPGAYDQSKEMAERAEVDFYGDPDEDDPVKIARDGLEATENADVRIVDTAGRDGLNEELIEQIERIEQEVQPDRDLLVLDAAMGQSAKSQAADFEAAIGIDGVVITKLDGTAKGGGALAAVNETDSTIAFLGSGETVKDIERFEPSGFISRLLGMGDLKQLTERVERAMEETQEGDEEDWDPEDMMEGKFTLKDMRKQMQTMNNMGPLDQVMDMIPGLGGGLMDQLPDDAMDVTQERMRDFDVIMDSMTEEELENPRVVGQSRTKRICRGSGKPEERVRELLQQHKQMEQMLKQFQGMGDGDMERMMKQMQQGGGGGGGMGGMGGGGMGPFGD from the coding sequence ATGGTACTCGACGATCTTGGGAGTTCACTTCGGGGGACGCTTGACGACCTCCGGGGGAAGTCCCGGCTCTCTGAAGAAGACATCGAGGACATCGTCAAGGAGATTCAGCGGTCGCTGTTGCAGGCCGACGTGGATGTCGGGCTCGTTCAGGACCTCTCCGATAGCATCGAAACACGCGCGCTAGATGAGGAGCCCCCGGCGGGGACGACGCCGCGGGATTGGGTCCTGCGCATCGTCTACGAAGAACTGGTCGACCTCGTCGGCGAGTCGACCGAACTCCCGCTGGAGGAGCAGACCATCATGCTCGCCGGTCTGTACGGGTCGGGGAAGACGACGACGGCCGCAAAGATGGCGTGGTGGTTCTCGACGAAAGGGCTCCGACCGGCCATCATCCAGACCGACACGGACCGACCCGGCGCGTACGACCAGTCCAAGGAGATGGCCGAGCGCGCCGAGGTAGACTTCTATGGCGACCCCGACGAGGACGACCCGGTGAAGATTGCTCGCGACGGGCTGGAAGCGACGGAGAACGCGGACGTTCGTATCGTGGACACGGCGGGCCGTGACGGTCTGAACGAGGAACTCATCGAACAGATTGAGCGTATCGAGCAGGAGGTCCAGCCCGATCGGGACCTGCTCGTGCTGGACGCGGCGATGGGCCAGAGCGCCAAGAGCCAGGCCGCCGACTTCGAGGCGGCCATCGGCATCGATGGCGTCGTCATCACGAAGCTCGACGGGACGGCGAAAGGTGGGGGCGCGCTCGCAGCGGTCAACGAGACCGACTCTACCATCGCCTTCCTCGGCTCCGGGGAGACGGTCAAAGACATCGAGCGGTTCGAACCCTCCGGGTTCATCTCCCGACTGCTCGGGATGGGTGATCTCAAACAGCTCACCGAGCGCGTCGAGCGCGCGATGGAGGAAACCCAGGAAGGCGACGAGGAGGACTGGGACCCTGAGGACATGATGGAGGGGAAGTTCACCCTCAAGGACATGCGCAAGCAGATGCAGACGATGAACAACATGGGGCCGCTGGACCAGGTGATGGATATGATTCCCGGCCTGGGCGGCGGGCTGATGGACCAGCTCCCTGATGACGCGATGGACGTGACCCAGGAGCGGATGCGGGACTTCGATGTCATCATGGACTCGATGACGGAGGAGGAACTGGAGAACCCCCGCGTCGTCGGCCAGTCCCGGACCAAGCGCATCTGCCGTGGGTCCGGCAAGCCCGAGGAGCGGGTGCGTGAACTCCTCCAACAGCACAAGCAGATGGAGCAGATGCTCAAGCAGTTCCAGGGAATGGGCGACGGCGACATGGAGCGGATGATGAAACAGATGCAGCAGGGCGGTGGCGGCGGTGGCGGGATGGGCGGTATGGGTGGCGGCGGCATGGGGCCGTTCGGCGACTGA
- a CDS encoding AEC family transporter, with protein MAVLGQLGFMIAFLSGGVAAGHYGLLTERRTDILTTLVFTVALPALIFRSTYDRPLREIISPALLGGFWVIVALTITMGWLVHRRLESADRRSVSVVQSYHSNMGFLGLPLVAATMGSEATAVASVILGIGAVTHVPVTVFLLVRINGSDASLLSECKKLVTNPVLIALAAGITASVLSLSVPELLIGALGPPAELALPVALLCIGATLDTDLPVSDLQKTVSVVGLKVLWMPALAWLVYSSLSMDATALGAAVVMLGTPTAVSTYVYTTELGGDAAFASLNVFTSTVVSIGTLSLLIWLFA; from the coding sequence ATGGCCGTTCTCGGGCAGCTCGGTTTCATGATCGCCTTTCTTTCGGGCGGCGTCGCCGCCGGCCACTACGGGCTGTTGACCGAGCGGCGGACGGATATCCTCACCACACTCGTTTTTACTGTCGCCCTGCCGGCGCTTATATTCCGATCTACGTACGACCGCCCGTTACGGGAGATTATTTCGCCGGCGTTGCTGGGGGGCTTCTGGGTCATCGTCGCGCTGACCATAACGATGGGCTGGCTCGTCCACCGGCGGCTGGAGTCCGCCGACCGCCGCAGCGTCTCCGTCGTTCAGTCGTATCACAGCAACATGGGGTTTCTGGGTCTGCCGCTCGTGGCGGCGACGATGGGCAGCGAAGCGACGGCTGTCGCCAGCGTCATCCTCGGCATCGGCGCGGTGACCCACGTCCCGGTGACGGTGTTCCTGCTGGTCCGTATCAACGGCAGCGACGCCTCGCTGCTGAGCGAGTGCAAGAAACTCGTGACGAACCCGGTACTCATCGCGCTGGCGGCCGGCATCACAGCCTCAGTCCTGTCGCTGTCCGTTCCGGAGTTACTCATCGGTGCGCTCGGTCCACCGGCGGAGCTGGCGCTCCCGGTCGCCCTGCTGTGTATCGGTGCGACGCTTGACACGGACCTCCCGGTGTCGGACCTGCAAAAGACCGTCAGCGTCGTCGGGCTGAAGGTACTGTGGATGCCGGCGCTGGCGTGGCTGGTGTACTCCTCGCTGTCGATGGACGCGACGGCGCTGGGTGCGGCGGTCGTGATGCTCGGTACCCCAACGGCGGTGTCGACGTACGTCTACACAACAGAACTCGGCGGCGACGCCGCCTTCGCCTCGCTGAACGTCTTCACCTCGACAGTGGTCTCCATCGGAACGCTCTCGCTCCTCATCTGGCTATTCGCCTGA